In Zingiber officinale cultivar Zhangliang chromosome 3A, Zo_v1.1, whole genome shotgun sequence, the DNA window ATAGGTCCCAACGTCTGAGCTAATGGAAAGAAGATACAAATGGGAAATCTCAATTAGGTCCTACAAGAAACTGGGGACTAAGAGGCTTCCCAAATAATCACCATCAAGTTGCATATCAAAACCTTGGCATTGTGTATCAGGTTGGAAACTACTTTAGATTATTTTTATGCAACACAGGTTATCTAATGACGCTCAAGGTCAAACTTTTTAGTGACTTTGCTTGTGTCCTAACATTTTTGATCCACAACAAATGGTGCAAAGCTGCTCATTCTGCTTAGTTTTGGACTAGTGTAAACTTCATATGTATGAAACAGTAACATAGAAAGTTCTACTGTTTAACCCACCAGCCAAAGTTTATTTACTTGCTCAGTGAAACCCACTAAATATTAACAAACATAGTAGCAGGAAAAATTCAAACTGTTTATTTGCGTGTTATAACTATAGTTCTACAGAAAATGGACAACATTGAACCAATGCACGTGGAACCAGAAAGACTGACAGAGATGCCCCAAGTAGCAGGAAAGATCACAAATTTATGGAGTAGTCCGTGAGTCCCCACAATTTTGAAGACTTAATAGCAAGCCAACACAGTGGGCTTCGTTCCATCCCTATCAGAACGGGCAAACTTGAGATGGAGTTCAGAGAAGCCACACACAAAATGCCAACCACAAGAGGCAGAGGTGGACTCCCTCTCCTCACACAACAAGTCCTGTCCTCTAAAACCCATGACATCCCAACAGTAGAAATAACACAACttgacaaaagaagaaaaaagagtgGAGAGGAGTACCAAGTGAGAAAAAATGGGCAAGATGAGACTGGACTTAGAACTGTTTTTGAGTTCTGATGAAATTCCTAATGCTTTCAAGTATCAACTTAGAAGTTGGTATCAACTTAATGCAGACAAATTTGAAGAATTTTCTAAAAGCAGATAAAGAAATGAATTCAGTAGATtgtggagagaaaaaaaaaacatttttttgtcgaTTACTAGCTCTCGATACACATATATAATGAAATATTTTGCAGTGTTTTCAGGCATGCAATCTTCAAAGAAAAAGATTGAGTCAGTTCAGACTATTTAGGATAAAATTGAATAGTAAATTACACAAAAGAAAGGAAGAGAGGTGGAATGGTTTACCCCCAAAGTCGATTAATTCTTCCAGGCGTAGACAAGCAGTGAGATGCCCTGCATCCTCCGCAGCTCAGCTTCCTCCGGGCTCACCCACTCCATCACCGACCAAGTGCTGGCTGACGAGGCCGATGAGATCGAAGAGGACGAGTAGGTGGTcttccttcctcccttcctctgttCGCCACCGACGCCACTGTTACTCCAACTCCAATTAATGTGCCCATCCTTTTGATTATATCTCTCGGTCAACAAATTTTTGTAGATTGAATTGCCGGCGTGATTATCCATTGGCTCCGTGTTTGGCTTCGGCTCGCCCTCGAACCGGAGCAGGAACATAGCGCGCCCTACCTCTGCCGGGACGGAGGCGCCGACGGTGTAGGTTGATGGTACAGATCCGCCGTACTTAGACTGGAAAAGCCAGCTGTGGAGATCCCAGCAAAAAATAATCCATCCGCCGTCGAGCTCCAATCTCTCGCTCCCCCGGAACTTCCATCGGAGGCGCCGCACGTGGAAGACCTGCTCGCCATCAACCTCCACTGACATCCACATTTCCTTCCCTTTCTCCTTCGCCCCGAGTTCGATTGAGATCTCGCGATTACGGCCTCCCATCTGTACGCAGGTCCGGTGCGACCTCCGGCCGCTGCTATGCTCCCTCATCAACGCGTGCTCCAGCCTTGATACCAGTGCAGAGCACGCAGGGGGCTTCTGAATCTTAGCCTTCTTGTACGCTTCGTCGATCATATCCCCGGCGACAAGGAGCATCTCACCGTCGACGGAGACAGCGACGAAGAACTTCCGAACGGGCTCAGGGCTTCCCCAAGGCGGGAAGACCGTGCATCTGAGGTCCCACACGAAGTCCACGGAGCGGCGCCGGCCGCCGCGTCCCTTGAAGCGGAAGCGCCTCGATCCGTGCCGCTTCCACAGAAACCGCGGcctgatgcggaaaaggaaaggCTCCTCCCCCTCGACCTGTCCTTGCTCGTCGGCGAGGCGGAGAACGGCGCGGACTGATATGCCAAGGAAGGTGCAGGACCAGGTGAGCGCTGCGACACCGAGGCGGGTCGCGTAGACGGAGGTCGTCCAGGTAGGCATCGCGGCTGTCGACGCCGACGCCTCCACGGCGGAGCCGCTCCGGAAGCAAGCCAGAACAGGAATAGGCATCGTCTAAGCCGGAGGGTGCCGAACCAACAGGGTCGGAAGCGATCGAAGGGCAGGGTTCGGTGGAAATCGAGCTCGAAGAAGCCGCTTACATTTTAATGGAGCGAGAGTGAGCAGCCCTGTGCAGCAGATAAAAGTTACCAGTAGGTGAGCGGAACACCAACaaccatagtttgtagaatcgcgatcctacgcaggatcgatttagggtcaggatcggattgtagaatcgtacgatcctacaaaaaacccttaaaatcttatcatacataattaataattagaaaaaatacctaaaaatctcatttacatataaataaataactaattttgtatatatatatgtaatcatttacactcaacacctcaaattacattattacatgtacaaatttaaattaatttgtaaTTCAACTATTATTCTcttatagtaataatatttatattttcatatcataaaatggaaaatatataaaatttctattaatacaataataataacacattcaatgtaataaatatttccttggtttataagataattcaatttacaGGCCAACAAAGCACCTAACATATATAATagaagctattgaatcctttgattcaaatatgaacgtcggaaataatcttctaaagactggttgatgtCATACAATACTAGATAATAGACATCTAAAAACTCATTATTTTGAGGAAAATAAATgatagaatattattgataaaaaactaactcaaaaatagttaaacgtatgtttaaataatttaaacccCTAATAAGATgagaaaaagataataaaaaaaaagataaaatcttctagacatctgaaaaggatttaaatgatattttttgactTTGAAATAGGGtagttaaggataaactttgaaatttattaaagatctctgaacgagctttgatttgatatattataggccccatggttcaatccgagtcaaaagttatgacctctcaaagcgtctaccgatcctgctccgattctgctccgattctgctccgatcctaccgattctgttccgatcctaccgatcctgctgcgatTCTGCTGCAAAACtcgattctgcacgatcctggatcgattttgggtttccggatcgtagaatcgtacgatcctacgattcGGATCGCAATTTTGCAAACTATGCCAACAACGACGGGCCAGGGTGTACCTTGACGCGGTTATTagttttagtttattttaatacAGGTAATTTATTAAGATGGCTTTACGTGATTAAATATTTTCGGCTAGGACCTTAAACAAACCAAGTCGAGCCGAGTCGAGTTTTGAgatgttcaagtttatttgataagataatcgagccgaTTCGAGTCGaatttaaaatgaaccaagtttttaaaatgagtgttcaagtttgacttggtttattttttatgagcttgagtttgtttgaagcttgacttgagcttggttcgtttagatattatcaagttctcaattcaagcttggcttgagtttggttcgagcttggtttgagcttggttcgagcttggcttgggtttagttcgtttagatgttatcaagctctcaatcaAGGCCGTCTCAACCATTCTTGAGGCCCGGCCCTAGGTGGGAAAAAAAATCGAGATTTAAAATTTCGACCTGTGCCGAGGTTTCGATCTTGGACCAGAATAATACGGTTTCGGTACCGTATTGTGCTATACCGATatagtttcagtatttttttaaatataaaatatattaattaaaaactaaaatatttaacataaatatttaaaaaataaataaaaaataaacttttaaaaaagaaaaaaaaattgaaaatagataaataaataaataaaaaattttattataatttttaaattaaaataaataaaatataaaattaattatataattttattagtgTTTAATAAAGTATTTTTAGATTATCTCTATCATAATtaggagttaattaaaataattaacctaactttaattttaaaaaatatgaaatcTGACACCACTCGCGAGCCCGTACGACTTCAGCGTTGTCGCGGGGTTGCGCGACCAACCATGGCCGCGGGGATTGCATGACTCCTTCGACGCGACCACGTTGGTCGTGCGACCCCTCTGTAGTGACCGCAGGGTCACACAATGCCTCCGCAGCCGCAACAGAAGGGTTATACGACCCCTCCGCTACTGTTGCAGGGTTGAGCGACCCCTCCGCTGTGACCACTAGGCCACGCAATACGTCACACCTGTCTTGGGTCTGGTGCCGGGGTCGTGCTAGTGTCGGTCGCTAAGCGGAACGAGACGTTTCGCCTGTTTTGACCGTTTCGACATGACACTTTAAAGcatgaaaaaaatttaatatttttttaaataaatattattagaaatatttaattttattagttatagtAAAAGGTGGAATTTGTCACCCTAACAACCCAACACGACCAACCCTACAAGCATTTGTAAGGAGATAAATCGGAAAACTGCAGTTGGTCACTGCTGGGAGAGCATTTTTCTTGGTTTGCCGAGATTCGACACCTTGCCCATTGTAACAATATCTATTACGTATTAGTCAACTCAATTATGTCCCTGGGGCGAcatttttattagtaaaatttaaaagggcAATTTCATATATTGCCAATGATTATTTATACAATTGAAAGCAGTCCAATTAGGCTACGTAGCAATAATTTTATCTTATGtcaaacctaaaaaataaaaaaaaaattatattaactaaTTTAGAAACGAGTAATAAATTATTGAAAtactattaatatacattttaattacaatttttttttaaaaaaatatcaattatttttaaaaaaatatcaattatttttaACTCCGAGGAAGGAAAGTTTCGACATAGCGGTAAAATTATTGTGTGGCCTAGAGGAAATAAGTTTGAGTACTAGATATAGTCACTACTTATAATATACTCTCCCTCAAAATCCCTTATCGATGGGAGCTTAGTGAActaaatttttatcaattttaactttgataaattattaataaaatttatttagtaaaaaatatttagctagaaAATATCAtgatgaattattaaaaaaagtgaaagaaaaataaaatttaagaaagaaataatactataaaattaaatatgcgtatttttataaaaaaatattaattaagtataatcaataaatatttttaatttattaaaaaaatttaattttgattaataaattaaatttttaacagtaaaaaatttaaaattattaattaaattttaataaaaaaataaaaataaattaccaaccaaatctaattttaatagtaaaaaaattaaaattatcaattaaatctaacatgagtaaaaaaataaaaacgatctagatttaatttataaaaaatttaaaattgttgaccaaatataatttagctagtaaaaaattaaaattaccgaTGAAAATAAATCtcgactaaaatttattttagctataattttaaatatttaatatctaaactcatgtttttaaattaatattcatatttgatttatatagatatatatatgtaaaatttgtGGGCCCTAATATAATAGGGGCCCTAGGCACAGGtcttaatggcc includes these proteins:
- the LOC122050356 gene encoding uncharacterized protein LOC122050356 — translated: MPIPVLACFRSGSAVEASASTAAMPTWTTSVYATRLGVAALTWSCTFLGISVRAVLRLADEQGQVEGEEPFLFRIRPRFLWKRHGSRRFRFKGRGGRRRSVDFVWDLRCTVFPPWGSPEPVRKFFVAVSVDGEMLLVAGDMIDEAYKKAKIQKPPACSALVSRLEHALMREHSSGRRSHRTCVQMGGRNREISIELGAKEKGKEMWMSVEVDGEQVFHVRRLRWKFRGSERLELDGGWIIFCWDLHSWLFQSKYGGSVPSTYTVGASVPAEVGRAMFLLRFEGEPKPNTEPMDNHAGNSIYKNLLTERYNQKDGHINWSWSNSGVGGEQRKGGRKTTYSSSSISSASSASTWSVMEWVSPEEAELRRMQGISLLVYAWKN